A single genomic interval of Legionella israelensis harbors:
- the epmB gene encoding EF-P beta-lysylation protein EpmB — translation MRDSSSSWQKVLAQGFSCAAELLSFLKLPAEYGSSFAETSFKTRVPRSFAERMQKGDPFDPLLRQVLAVSKEEEDIHGYSHDPLQERESNPVKGLIHKYHGRVLLTLTGSCAVNCRYCFRRHFPYQENNPGRRGWQAAMSYIAANKSIYEVILSGGDPLLASDEVIGELLNQLNEIQHLQILRLHTRIPVVLPERLDSELPRLLQVSPLQKVMVIHSNHPQELDPSVAKACQQLKQAGCQLLNQSVLLAGVNDKAQTLADLSQRLFQLGVMPYYLHLLDKVRGAAHFDLPLSQALAIYRELQTLVPGYLLPRLAREEPGLKNKTLLI, via the coding sequence ATGCGAGATTCCTCTTCTTCCTGGCAAAAAGTTCTGGCCCAAGGCTTTAGTTGTGCGGCTGAATTGCTAAGCTTTCTAAAACTTCCCGCAGAGTATGGCAGTTCATTTGCTGAAACCAGCTTTAAAACCCGCGTACCCCGAAGCTTTGCCGAACGCATGCAAAAAGGAGATCCTTTTGACCCGCTATTACGTCAAGTCCTTGCCGTCAGTAAAGAAGAAGAGGATATACACGGTTACAGCCATGATCCTCTGCAGGAGAGAGAATCCAATCCAGTCAAGGGCTTAATCCACAAATATCATGGTCGGGTACTTTTAACATTAACGGGAAGCTGTGCAGTTAACTGCCGTTATTGCTTTCGCCGTCATTTTCCCTACCAAGAGAATAATCCCGGAAGGCGGGGATGGCAGGCAGCTATGAGCTATATTGCAGCCAATAAAAGCATTTACGAGGTCATTTTAAGCGGTGGCGATCCCTTACTTGCTTCAGATGAAGTCATTGGTGAGCTATTAAACCAACTGAATGAGATTCAACATCTTCAGATTTTGCGGCTACACACCCGTATACCGGTTGTCCTTCCTGAGCGCCTTGATAGTGAGTTACCGCGACTGCTTCAGGTCTCCCCCCTGCAGAAAGTCATGGTCATTCACAGCAATCACCCGCAAGAACTCGACCCCTCAGTGGCGAAAGCCTGTCAGCAATTAAAACAGGCAGGCTGCCAGCTGTTAAACCAATCCGTCCTACTGGCGGGAGTAAATGATAAAGCCCAAACCTTAGCTGACTTAAGCCAACGCTTGTTTCAGTTGGGCGTCATGCCATATTATTTACATCTTTTGGATAAAGTCCGGGGCGCTGCTCATTTTGATCTGCCTTTAAGCCAGGCCCTGGCCATTTATCGTGAATTACAGACACTTGTTCCAGGCTATTTATTGCCGCGGCTGGCTCGGGAGGAACCCGGGCTCAAAAACAAGACCTTGCTCATTTAA
- a CDS encoding LexA family protein gives MSTQHGGKRAGAGRPKGGGLYGEATKPIRVPLSRLNEVKNLLQQKEREIYQRPLYTSKVQAGFPSPADHYIETCLDLNSHLIAHPASTFFVIALGDSMSGAGIQSGDMLIVDKSLEATHGKIIIAAIDGELTVKRLANRGGRVQLLPENSSYQPIDITEEQELVIWGVVTHVIHQMS, from the coding sequence ATGAGTACTCAGCATGGTGGTAAGCGAGCAGGTGCTGGACGTCCGAAAGGAGGTGGTCTGTATGGTGAGGCAACCAAGCCCATTCGTGTTCCTCTTTCGCGCTTAAATGAAGTTAAAAACCTGTTACAGCAAAAAGAAAGAGAAATATATCAACGGCCTCTTTATACCAGTAAAGTTCAGGCTGGATTTCCCTCACCAGCCGATCATTATATTGAAACTTGCCTGGATCTGAACAGTCATTTAATTGCACATCCCGCGTCTACTTTTTTTGTCATCGCCTTAGGGGATTCCATGTCAGGAGCCGGAATTCAATCCGGCGACATGCTTATCGTTGATAAGAGTCTGGAAGCAACGCATGGCAAAATCATCATTGCTGCTATCGATGGTGAATTAACCGTTAAACGCCTGGCCAATAGGGGCGGAAGAGTGCAGTTGCTTCCGGAAAACAGCAGTTATCAGCCAATAGATATTACTGAAGAACAGGAGTTAGTCATTTGGGGTGTGGTGACTCACGTAATTCATCAGATGAGTTAA
- the efp gene encoding elongation factor P encodes MATYSTNEFKPGLKVMVDNAPCNILECEFVKPGKGQAFTRAKIRNLKTGRVVERTYKSGETLPSADVVEVEMQYLYNDGEFWHFMVPDTFEQYAAGAEAVSDAAQWLKEQDICAVTLWNNEPLQVTPPNFVVLEVTETDPGLKGDTSGGGGKPATLETGAVVRVPLFVQIGELIKVDTRKGEYVSRAKE; translated from the coding sequence ATGGCGACTTATAGTACAAATGAATTTAAACCTGGTTTGAAAGTGATGGTGGACAACGCCCCCTGTAATATTTTGGAATGTGAATTCGTCAAGCCTGGAAAAGGGCAAGCATTTACACGAGCAAAAATACGTAATTTAAAAACGGGACGCGTGGTAGAGCGAACCTATAAATCCGGAGAGACTCTCCCTTCCGCAGATGTGGTGGAAGTTGAAATGCAGTACCTGTACAACGATGGTGAATTTTGGCATTTTATGGTTCCTGATACCTTTGAACAATATGCAGCCGGTGCTGAAGCTGTCTCTGATGCCGCACAATGGCTGAAAGAGCAGGATATATGTGCAGTAACCTTATGGAACAATGAACCTTTACAGGTCACCCCACCGAATTTTGTTGTCCTGGAAGTTACCGAAACGGATCCGGGCTTAAAAGGGGATACATCTGGTGGAGGCGGAAAACCAGCGACTTTAGAGACAGGAGCTGTGGTTCGTGTACCGTTATTTGTGCAGATTGGTGAATTGATTAAAGTGGACACGCGCAAAGGTGAATATGTGTCTCGCGCCAAGGAATAA
- the ppk1 gene encoding polyphosphate kinase 1, translated as MTKDLDSSEYYINREFSALAFNERVLSLVSDERVPLLERMRFLAICSSNLDEFFEIRVAGLKEQMLLASNKRSLDGLYVDEAFHQISKKAHELSDQLYQTFNKRLLPQLRKENIHFLETRQWTDDIHLWSKHYFKNEILPILSPIALDLAHPFPRLLNKSLNFIVSLSGKDAFNRSIDYAVVHAPRSLPRMIHLPSELCGESDTFVYLSSIIKTHVHSLFPGMDISGCYSFRLTRNSDLFLREEEIEDLAEALQKQIFSRHYGDVVRLEIDKQCPDKIVDFLLQKHHLRHEDAYYCDGPVNLQRYLKAVNSINRPDLNYQAFIPKYPKSAKSEHCLFDVLDERDIFLHHPYQSFELVIDFVRQATTDPDVLAISQTLYRTHSGSVMVDALVNAARSGKEVTAVIELRARFDEESNLKLASRLHDAGVLVLYGVVGYKTHAKMTLVVRKTHGKLKGYVHMGTGNYHEQTAKRYTDFGLLTCEPNIVSDIQAIFKQLTGLGKAIKLKSLWYAPFTLHKYLLQKIDELAVEAKKGAETEIFIKVNGLTDKSIIKALYSASQAGVTIHLLVRGICCLRPGISGVSERIRVLSYIGQFLEHHRVYYFRSGDKEKYFCSSADLMERNLYNRIEIMFPVLDEEIQKRIKQDIIKNYLKDNSYTWEMQPDGSYKPLNQGGYCAQEKLIEYYTKGEN; from the coding sequence TTGACCAAAGATCTGGACAGTTCGGAATATTACATTAACCGCGAATTCTCTGCCTTGGCATTTAACGAACGGGTGTTGTCGCTGGTAAGCGATGAGCGTGTTCCCTTATTGGAACGAATGCGTTTTTTAGCCATATGCAGCAGCAATCTGGATGAGTTTTTTGAGATAAGGGTTGCCGGACTGAAAGAACAAATGCTCCTTGCTTCTAACAAGCGTTCTTTAGATGGTCTTTATGTGGATGAAGCTTTTCATCAAATCAGTAAAAAAGCTCACGAGCTAAGTGATCAACTCTATCAAACCTTTAATAAAAGACTGTTACCGCAATTGCGTAAGGAGAATATTCATTTTTTGGAAACCCGACAGTGGACGGATGATATTCATTTATGGTCAAAGCATTATTTTAAAAATGAAATATTACCTATCTTAAGTCCAATTGCTCTTGATCTGGCTCATCCTTTCCCGAGATTATTGAATAAAAGTCTTAACTTTATCGTTTCATTAAGTGGCAAGGATGCGTTTAATCGAAGTATTGACTATGCCGTTGTCCATGCGCCTCGCTCTCTGCCGCGAATGATCCATTTACCTTCAGAACTTTGTGGTGAGAGCGATACTTTTGTTTATTTATCATCCATTATTAAAACGCATGTACACAGTTTGTTTCCTGGAATGGATATCAGTGGTTGCTACTCGTTTCGACTGACACGTAACAGTGATTTGTTTTTGCGGGAAGAGGAAATTGAAGATCTGGCTGAAGCTTTACAGAAACAAATTTTTTCCCGTCATTATGGCGATGTGGTTCGACTTGAAATTGATAAACAGTGTCCAGATAAGATCGTTGATTTTTTATTGCAGAAACATCATCTAAGACATGAGGATGCTTATTATTGCGACGGGCCTGTTAATTTACAGCGTTATTTGAAAGCGGTTAACAGCATTAATCGGCCCGATTTGAATTATCAGGCTTTCATTCCGAAATATCCTAAATCAGCCAAATCTGAACATTGTTTATTTGATGTCCTGGATGAGCGTGACATCTTTTTACATCACCCTTATCAAAGCTTTGAATTGGTGATCGATTTCGTAAGGCAGGCGACGACTGACCCTGATGTATTGGCCATCAGTCAAACCCTGTATCGAACGCACTCTGGCTCGGTTATGGTGGATGCTCTGGTTAATGCAGCCCGATCCGGGAAAGAAGTCACTGCTGTGATCGAGCTTCGTGCCCGCTTTGATGAAGAATCCAACCTGAAGCTGGCCAGTCGATTACATGATGCCGGCGTATTGGTGCTGTATGGAGTAGTAGGTTATAAAACCCATGCAAAAATGACATTGGTTGTTCGTAAAACCCATGGAAAATTAAAAGGCTATGTTCATATGGGGACAGGGAATTACCATGAACAAACAGCAAAAAGGTATACGGACTTTGGTTTGTTAACCTGTGAGCCCAATATTGTCTCCGATATACAAGCCATTTTTAAACAACTCACAGGTTTGGGAAAAGCCATTAAATTAAAATCCTTGTGGTATGCCCCTTTTACCTTGCATAAATACTTGTTGCAAAAGATAGATGAATTGGCAGTGGAAGCAAAAAAAGGCGCTGAAACTGAGATTTTTATTAAAGTGAATGGATTAACGGATAAAAGTATTATAAAGGCTTTATACAGTGCTTCCCAGGCAGGAGTGACCATTCACTTGCTGGTTCGAGGGATTTGCTGTCTGAGGCCCGGTATAAGCGGAGTGTCTGAACGTATTCGCGTGCTTTCATATATTGGTCAATTTCTTGAACATCATCGTGTTTATTATTTTCGCAGCGGTGATAAAGAAAAATATTTTTGTTCCAGTGCAGATTTAATGGAAAGAAACCTGTATAACCGCATTGAAATCATGTTTCCTGTTCTGGATGAAGAGATACAAAAAAGAATCAAGCAGGACATTATCAAAAATTATCTTAAGGACAACAGCTATACATGGGAAATGCAGCCGGACGGCAGCTATAAACCTTTAAATCAGGGAGGCTATTGTGCACAGGAAAAGCTCATTGAGTATTATACCAAGGGGGAGAATTAA